In Blattabacterium cuenoti, the following proteins share a genomic window:
- a CDS encoding tetratricopeptide repeat protein: MKVKTIFFSIIFIIIITGTYFLLNKFLLYPSEEKAMKELSYAQQYLSQGDIDKALNKKNIKINYLGFSGIASKFPFTKAGNISKFYAGICYYKLGDYKESIKMMTSFSAKDEILSSMKYGIIGDAFSQIKNKKEALKNYIIAANIRENEITTPLYYYKIALLNFYMKRYKDSKYFLKKIEKKYPFFLYKKNIEKYLMFIENKL, encoded by the coding sequence ATGAAAGTAAAGACAATTTTTTTTTCTATCATATTTATAATCATAATAACGGGGACATATTTTCTTTTAAATAAATTTTTATTATACCCCTCAGAAGAAAAAGCGATGAAAGAATTGAGTTATGCTCAACAATATCTTTCTCAAGGAGACATAGATAAGGCCTTAAATAAAAAAAATATTAAAATTAATTATTTAGGATTTTCAGGGATAGCTTCTAAATTTCCTTTCACTAAAGCAGGAAATATATCTAAATTTTATGCAGGAATTTGCTATTATAAGTTGGGGGACTACAAAGAGTCTATAAAAATGATGACAAGTTTTTCCGCAAAAGATGAAATTTTATCTTCTATGAAATACGGAATTATAGGTGATGCTTTCAGTCAAATAAAAAATAAAAAAGAAGCTTTAAAAAATTACATCATAGCAGCAAATATAAGAGAAAATGAAATCACGACTCCTCTTTATTATTACAAAATAGCGTTACTCAATTTTTATATGAAAAGATATAAAGATTCTAAATATTTTTTAAAAAAAATAGAAAAAAAATATCCTTTTTTTTTGTATAAAAAAAACATTGAAAAATATCTTATGTTTATTGAAAATAAGTTATAA
- the dapB gene encoding 4-hydroxy-tetrahydrodipicolinate reductase, with protein MNIAIIGYGKMGKAVERIAKIRNHKISLCYDGTPSLHLLNNSNSDVAIEFSQPDSAFNNVKICIENDIPIVSGTTGWLEKFKIIRKICKEKNGSFLYSSNFSIGMNIFFEINQKLSKLLHSYSKDYEVTIEEIHHKEKIDKPSGTALSLARDIVNNKMKDTWILDDKKTKNQILILSKRLNNVPGIHIVKYESKMEDIKIQHKAHSREGFALGAVISAEWIQNKKGIFSMKEVLGI; from the coding sequence ATGAATATAGCAATAATAGGATATGGAAAAATGGGAAAAGCTGTAGAGAGAATAGCAAAAATTAGAAATCATAAAATTTCATTATGTTATGATGGAACTCCTTCTTTACATTTATTGAATAATTCAAATTCAGATGTAGCAATAGAATTTAGTCAACCTGATTCTGCATTCAACAATGTAAAAATTTGTATAGAAAATGATATTCCTATAGTGAGTGGAACTACAGGATGGCTAGAAAAATTTAAAATTATTAGAAAAATATGTAAAGAAAAAAATGGATCTTTTTTATATTCTTCAAATTTTAGTATTGGAATGAATATTTTTTTTGAAATTAATCAAAAATTATCAAAATTATTACATTCATATTCTAAAGATTATGAAGTTACAATAGAGGAAATTCATCATAAGGAAAAAATAGATAAACCCAGTGGAACTGCACTTTCTCTAGCAAGAGATATAGTAAACAATAAAATGAAAGATACATGGATTTTGGATGATAAAAAAACAAAAAATCAGATTTTAATTTTATCAAAAAGGTTGAATAATGTTCCCGGAATACATATCGTAAAATATGAATCTAAAATGGAGGATATAAAAATACAACATAAAGCTCATAGTAGAGAAGGATTTGCTTTGGGAGCAGTTATTTCTGCAGAATGGATCCAAAATAAAAAAGGAATTTTTTCTATGAAAGAGGTTTTAGGAATATAA
- the mutY gene encoding A/G-specific adenine glycosylase: MDFSKKIINWYKKNHRKLPWRETKNPYHILVSEFMLQQTRVSQTIKYYLNFIKKFPSLEKLAQAEEKDVLKKWEGLGYYSRAKYLHSFAKKLKNDKNSFPKKYQELIKYKGIGLYTGAAIASICFHEVIPAIDGNACRVFSRYFGIYNDITSTTTKNMFRIIVSKIIDFKQPGIFNQAIMDLGSILCTPKNPKCLLCPVKDSCFSIKNETVHKLPVKKIKKFIKHRFFYYLFICDRNHNICINKRSTKDIWKGLYDFPLIESKKNLSIHEIKDKIWEKFRVVVSSTLIYKIKHKLTHQILSILFFNCEVLQDFKKNILFNNFFFIPHNKIGEFPFPRPIILFLKHEKMI, encoded by the coding sequence ATGGATTTTTCCAAAAAAATAATAAATTGGTACAAAAAAAATCATAGAAAACTTCCTTGGAGAGAAACTAAAAATCCATATCATATATTGGTTTCAGAGTTTATGTTGCAACAAACAAGAGTTTCACAAACCATAAAGTATTATTTAAACTTTATAAAAAAATTTCCTAGTTTAGAAAAACTAGCTCAAGCAGAAGAGAAAGATGTCTTGAAAAAATGGGAAGGACTGGGCTATTATTCTAGAGCAAAATATTTGCATTCTTTTGCTAAAAAATTAAAAAATGATAAAAATTCTTTTCCAAAAAAATATCAAGAATTAATAAAGTATAAAGGAATAGGTTTGTATACAGGAGCAGCTATAGCATCTATATGTTTTCATGAAGTTATACCGGCTATTGATGGAAATGCTTGCAGAGTATTTTCTAGATATTTTGGAATTTACAATGACATCACATCTACTACTACAAAAAATATGTTTAGAATTATTGTATCAAAAATAATAGATTTTAAACAACCAGGAATTTTTAATCAAGCAATTATGGATTTGGGTTCGATTTTATGTACTCCAAAAAATCCTAAATGTTTGTTATGTCCAGTGAAAGACTCTTGTTTTTCCATTAAAAATGAAACTGTACATAAATTACCTGTAAAAAAAATAAAAAAATTTATAAAACATAGATTTTTTTATTATCTTTTCATATGTGATCGGAATCATAATATTTGTATAAATAAAAGATCAACTAAAGATATATGGAAGGGCCTTTATGATTTTCCTTTAATAGAATCAAAAAAAAATCTTTCAATTCATGAAATAAAAGATAAAATTTGGGAAAAATTTCGTGTAGTTGTTTCTAGCACTTTGATCTATAAAATCAAACATAAACTTACTCATCAAATTTTATCAATTTTATTTTTTAATTGTGAAGTTTTACAAGATTTTAAAAAAAATATATTATTTAATAATTTTTTTTTTATACCACATAATAAAATAGGAGAGTTCCCTTTTCCTCGTCCTATTATTTTATTTTTAAAACATGAAAAAATGATTTAG
- the ribH gene encoding 6,7-dimethyl-8-ribityllumazine synthase yields MKTNPAYLLDKEKIKNANLKFAIVVSLWNREITSRLYKGAYETLIQSGVLKEKIQTWEVPGSYELIYSSKKIAHCYNFDSIIAIGSLIQGDTPHFEYLCQAISHGIKDINILYDVPVIFCVLSDRNQQQSFDRSGGKNGNKGIECAKTAIYMSLFRKSIK; encoded by the coding sequence ATGAAGACAAATCCTGCTTATTTATTAGATAAAGAAAAAATAAAAAATGCAAATTTGAAATTTGCTATTGTTGTTTCTCTATGGAATAGAGAAATTACGAGTAGATTATATAAAGGAGCTTATGAAACTTTAATTCAATCAGGAGTATTGAAAGAAAAAATTCAAACTTGGGAAGTTCCTGGAAGTTATGAACTAATTTATTCTTCTAAAAAAATAGCTCATTGTTACAATTTTGATTCAATCATTGCAATAGGATCCCTGATACAAGGAGATACTCCTCATTTTGAATATCTATGTCAAGCTATTTCGCATGGTATTAAAGATATTAACATACTATATGATGTTCCTGTTATATTTTGTGTCCTTTCTGATAGGAATCAACAACAATCTTTTGATAGATCAGGCGGAAAAAATGGAAATAAGGGAATAGAATGTGCTAAAACAGCTATATATATGTCTTTATTTAGAAAATCTATAAAATAA
- a CDS encoding Rne/Rng family ribonuclease, giving the protein MNKELIINAEEQEVKIALLEEGKLLELHIDIFDKKFSVGDIYLGIVKKILYGLNAAIIDIGNSKGAFLHYDDLGFQISQMLDLIYTNHIKKKSVINNFENKNDKNSIDQILYIGQKILVQISKEPISNKGPKLTTKICIPGRNLILIPFSEKISISKKIKNIKERSRLISCIKKIIPNEFGIIIRTAADHEIEKVLSDELIFLIEKWKKTLNNLMKFLPPVRVLSEKSKTYCLLRDIFDDDFKSISCNNDFLCQEIHSYLSLIAPEKTSIIKYYKGNVPIFEKYGIEKQIQIFLGKNVPLENGAYLIIEHTEALHVIDVNSGISNHMMKNCTESERIDNIFKINLLAATEIARQLRLRDMGGIIVVDFIDMSDSIQKKQLYKHLKEKMKNDRAKHKILPPNKFGLVQFTRHRVRPELKKMNNKQYQNSPEDYVHYLEFVIESIIKNKNHKGIQLHIHSFVSSYLKKGFPSIQQKWLLKYKKWIKIIPRDSFGYTEYQILNKNHEIVSSSFFFH; this is encoded by the coding sequence ATGAATAAAGAGTTAATTATAAATGCAGAAGAACAAGAAGTTAAAATCGCTCTTTTGGAAGAAGGAAAGTTATTGGAGCTTCACATAGATATTTTTGATAAAAAATTTTCTGTAGGAGATATTTATTTAGGAATAGTTAAAAAAATTTTGTATGGATTAAATGCAGCTATTATAGATATAGGAAATTCGAAAGGAGCTTTTTTACATTATGATGATCTTGGATTTCAAATCAGTCAAATGTTAGATTTGATATATACAAATCACATAAAAAAAAAATCTGTTATTAATAATTTTGAAAATAAAAATGATAAAAATTCTATAGATCAGATATTATATATTGGACAAAAAATATTGGTTCAAATTTCTAAAGAACCAATTTCTAATAAAGGGCCAAAACTTACCACAAAGATTTGTATTCCAGGTAGAAATTTAATACTCATACCTTTTTCTGAAAAAATTTCTATTTCTAAAAAAATAAAAAATATAAAAGAAAGAAGTAGACTAATTTCTTGCATAAAAAAAATAATACCTAATGAATTTGGTATTATTATTCGTACGGCTGCTGATCATGAAATAGAAAAAGTTCTGAGCGATGAACTAATTTTTTTAATCGAAAAATGGAAAAAAACATTAAATAATTTAATGAAATTTTTACCTCCAGTTCGGGTATTAAGTGAAAAGAGTAAAACTTATTGTTTATTAAGAGATATATTCGATGATGATTTTAAATCTATTTCTTGTAATAACGATTTTCTTTGCCAAGAAATCCATTCATATTTATCTTTAATCGCTCCAGAAAAAACCAGTATAATTAAATATTATAAAGGAAATGTTCCCATATTTGAAAAATATGGGATAGAAAAACAAATACAAATTTTTTTAGGTAAAAATGTACCTCTTGAAAATGGAGCGTATCTTATTATAGAGCATACTGAAGCTTTACATGTTATAGACGTTAATAGTGGAATAAGTAATCACATGATGAAAAATTGTACAGAATCAGAAAGAATTGATAATATATTTAAAATAAATTTATTAGCAGCAACAGAAATAGCAAGACAGCTCAGATTAAGAGATATGGGCGGCATAATTGTGGTGGATTTTATAGATATGTCTGATTCCATACAAAAAAAACAGCTATATAAACATTTAAAGGAAAAAATGAAAAATGATAGAGCAAAACACAAAATTTTGCCTCCCAATAAATTTGGTTTAGTTCAATTTACTCGTCATAGAGTAAGGCCTGAATTAAAAAAAATGAATAATAAACAGTATCAAAATTCTCCTGAAGATTATGTTCATTATTTAGAATTCGTTATAGAAAGTATTATAAAAAATAAAAATCATAAAGGAATACAATTACATATTCATTCTTTTGTTTCTTCTTATTTAAAAAAAGGATTCCCTTCTATTCAACAAAAATGGTTATTAAAATATAAAAAATGGATTAAGATAATTCCAAGAGATTCATTTGGATATACAGAATATCAAATTCTAAATAAAAATCACGAAATTGTATCATCTTCTTTTTTTTTTCATTAA
- the mutL gene encoding DNA mismatch repair endonuclease MutL codes for MKNIIQFLPEKVIQQIAAGEVIQRPSSVLRELLENAIDANAKTINIFIKDSGKTLIQLIDDGIGMSIDDAKMSIQRHATSKIKKTDDILKIKTKGFRGEALASIAFISQLEIQTKNQENLLGIHLFVQEGKIKKQIPINILKGTRVSVRNIFYKLPARRQFLKSDRIEFQHIIYEFYKIVLAHRNITYRFYHNDKIIFYLKKTSLIERIKEIIKNKRKNLVSIFIKKNRILIEGFVSIPDSSIKKGDQFLWVNRRCVTHLFLHKKIVHAYDGFLKDFKTASYFIFIFLDSSLINWNIHPTKKEVKLEEEEMIGVMIQQEIKNILFHQYKIKNKELKNYDIFLSCKSIKKDYLLNNFYDKLSEKEKVIQLENWVNKINENESDSNIFKNLTNELYDYVSHKTEIKTLQINRRYIIFVLNNKYIILVDQHRAHQNILFEFFLRKKNLVSQQFIFPIKVNLLKKESISLNNIKNDLINLGFHLYICNESAYLYSVPEKIHQNILVEVIQNIITSNFIKGEKNNKKKLLQIISKSASIKYGTKLYPEKMECIIKDLFSCQNPNYTYSGDPIFFVLSKNLF; via the coding sequence ATGAAAAATATTATTCAATTTTTGCCTGAAAAAGTGATTCAACAAATAGCTGCAGGAGAGGTAATCCAACGTCCTTCTTCTGTTTTAAGAGAACTTTTAGAGAATGCAATAGATGCAAACGCTAAAACGATTAATATTTTTATCAAAGATTCAGGGAAAACATTGATTCAATTGATAGATGATGGAATAGGAATGAGTATTGATGATGCTAAAATGAGTATTCAAAGACATGCTACTTCAAAAATTAAAAAAACTGATGATATTTTAAAAATTAAAACAAAAGGTTTCAGGGGGGAAGCTTTAGCTTCTATAGCCTTTATTTCTCAATTAGAGATCCAAACTAAAAATCAAGAAAATCTACTAGGAATTCACCTTTTTGTGCAAGAAGGAAAAATAAAAAAACAAATTCCTATAAATATTCTTAAAGGAACAAGAGTTTCTGTAAGAAATATTTTTTATAAACTTCCCGCTAGGAGGCAATTCTTAAAATCTGATAGAATAGAATTTCAACATATTATTTATGAATTTTATAAAATTGTTCTAGCACACAGAAATATAACATATCGCTTTTATCATAACGATAAAATTATTTTTTATTTAAAAAAAACTTCTTTAATAGAAAGAATCAAAGAAATTATTAAAAATAAAAGAAAAAATTTAGTTTCTATATTTATAAAAAAAAATAGAATCCTTATAGAAGGATTTGTTAGTATTCCAGATAGTTCTATAAAAAAGGGAGATCAATTTTTATGGGTTAATCGACGTTGTGTTACACATCTATTTTTACATAAAAAAATTGTTCATGCTTATGATGGTTTTTTAAAAGATTTCAAAACAGCTTCTTATTTTATTTTTATTTTTTTAGATTCTAGTTTAATAAATTGGAATATCCACCCAACGAAAAAAGAAGTGAAATTAGAAGAAGAAGAGATGATTGGTGTAATGATTCAACAAGAAATTAAAAACATCCTATTTCATCAATATAAAATAAAAAATAAAGAATTAAAAAACTATGATATTTTTTTATCTTGTAAATCCATAAAAAAGGATTATTTATTAAATAATTTTTACGATAAACTTTCTGAGAAAGAAAAAGTCATACAACTAGAAAATTGGGTTAATAAAATCAATGAAAATGAATCTGATTCTAATATATTCAAAAATTTAACGAATGAATTATATGATTATGTTTCTCATAAAACAGAAATAAAGACTCTTCAGATTAACAGAAGGTATATAATTTTTGTATTGAATAATAAGTACATAATATTGGTAGATCAACATAGAGCACATCAAAACATATTATTTGAATTTTTTTTAAGAAAAAAAAACTTGGTAAGTCAACAATTCATTTTTCCTATAAAAGTAAATCTTTTAAAAAAAGAATCTATTTCTTTGAATAATATAAAAAATGACTTGATCAATCTTGGATTTCATTTATATATTTGTAACGAATCAGCTTATTTGTATTCTGTACCTGAAAAGATTCATCAAAATATCTTGGTTGAAGTTATTCAAAATATTATAACATCTAATTTTATTAAAGGAGAAAAAAATAATAAAAAAAAACTTCTTCAAATTATATCCAAATCCGCGTCTATAAAATACGGCACAAAATTATATCCTGAAAAAATGGAATGTATAATTAAAGATTTATTTTCTTGTCAAAACCCAAATTATACGTATTCAGGAGATCCTATATTTTTTGTATTAAGCAAAAACCTTTTTTAA
- the gldE gene encoding gliding motility-associated protein GldE, which produces MEKESSTNVFLEKTLYLVFYFALIIILLLFSALISGSETAFFCIEKKTLDKERKKNSSKGNIVFKILREKKKLLATILISNNISNIGIVILSSYFITEFLQKKNFIIYNRLRVPINFLLEVVVLTFILLLFGEIIPKIYASKNNFRFAIFMAKPLIILSKILDPISKIIIFISKSIEKKVIKKKNLISVDQLSKALKITSKNQKNIKERQFLQRIVDFGNTETHQIMTPRIDMFALNSNKNFSDVLELVRNQGYSRIPVYKDSIDDIEGVLFAKDLLPFIYDKSFKWNKLIHIPFFVPEKKKIDDLLSDFKKRKIHLAIVVDEYGGTSGLVTLEDVIEEIVGDIIDEFDEEDMSYSKLNQDNYLFDGKTSLINFYRIMNIKEEIFFENQKGEADTLGGFIMEINKEFPKKKQKINFLNYSFIIKSIDHKRIKTIEVIRKKMN; this is translated from the coding sequence TTGGAAAAAGAATCTTCGACGAATGTTTTTTTAGAAAAAACTTTATATTTAGTTTTTTATTTTGCATTAATAATAATATTGTTATTATTTTCTGCATTAATATCTGGATCAGAAACTGCTTTTTTTTGTATTGAAAAAAAAACTCTTGACAAAGAGAGAAAAAAAAACTCTTCTAAAGGGAATATTGTATTTAAAATTCTAAGAGAGAAAAAAAAACTTTTAGCAACAATATTAATATCCAATAATATTTCTAATATTGGAATTGTCATATTAAGTTCTTATTTTATAACAGAATTTTTACAAAAAAAAAATTTTATTATTTATAACCGACTTCGTGTACCCATAAATTTCCTTTTAGAGGTAGTCGTTCTTACTTTTATTTTACTTTTATTTGGAGAAATAATACCTAAAATATATGCTAGTAAAAATAATTTTCGTTTTGCTATTTTTATGGCAAAGCCTTTAATCATTCTTAGTAAAATATTAGATCCAATAAGTAAAATCATAATTTTCATTTCAAAGTCTATAGAAAAAAAAGTAATAAAAAAAAAGAATCTGATTTCTGTAGATCAGCTTTCAAAAGCTTTGAAAATTACGTCTAAAAATCAAAAAAATATTAAAGAACGTCAGTTTTTACAAAGAATTGTTGATTTTGGAAATACAGAAACACATCAAATTATGACTCCAAGAATAGATATGTTTGCTTTAAATAGCAATAAAAATTTTTCCGATGTTTTAGAATTAGTCCGTAATCAAGGATACTCTCGTATTCCTGTTTACAAAGACAGTATTGATGATATAGAAGGAGTTCTATTTGCTAAAGATCTTCTTCCATTTATTTATGACAAAAGTTTTAAATGGAATAAACTCATTCATATTCCTTTTTTTGTTCCAGAAAAAAAAAAGATAGATGATCTTTTAAGTGATTTTAAAAAAAGAAAAATACATTTAGCTATTGTGGTAGATGAATACGGAGGTACATCTGGATTAGTTACTCTTGAAGATGTAATTGAGGAAATAGTAGGAGATATTATTGATGAATTTGATGAAGAAGATATGTCCTATTCTAAATTAAACCAAGATAATTATTTATTTGATGGCAAAACATCTTTAATTAATTTTTATCGTATTATGAATATTAAAGAAGAAATTTTTTTTGAAAATCAAAAAGGAGAAGCAGATACTTTAGGGGGATTTATTATGGAAATAAATAAAGAATTTCCTAAAAAAAAACAAAAAATAAATTTTTTAAATTATTCTTTTATTATAAAAAGTATTGATCACAAAAGGATCAAAACTATAGAAGTTATAAGAAAAAAAATGAATTAG
- the lepB gene encoding signal peptidase I, with amino-acid sequence MLQYFIFSGVFLFFEHVFHILGTWKFYKKLGIKSWKIFIPIYNIFILLKIYKKSIWWIFLLLVPLTSIMLIFILWMDLIFSFLEKTKKNIILFFLSAGLYIFYINFFKKIQLLKIENINVNAKKKEDNIGILLAVIFSFITHTYIVQPFVIPTSSMEKTLLVGDFILVSKIHYGLRMPMSPISIPFTHNNIIGNIKSYISIFQWPYFRFPSIQTVQRNDIIVFNFPKDYHHKIIDRKDHYIKRCVGLPGDLISIKNGILFVNHKKEKFFSEKQQAYFIKTENIPLNIEYLKNKMDIEDIEYIGEKNDEFFYQIMLNEKKADQIKNLFENIVFIKKYILPIHFKEHSIFSNYFDWNRDFFGPLHTPKKGEFIKLNSKNIHVYNDIFTYEKVNKFDIFYKKYYKVKNNYYFMMGDNRHNSSDSRYWGFVPEDHIVGKPIFIWMSIDWNRESPLNMFHWKFRWDRIMKTINGKHSYLSLFFLFSFVYLIYFLFKNEKSSTQ; translated from the coding sequence ATGCTTCAATATTTTATTTTTAGTGGGGTTTTTTTATTTTTTGAACATGTTTTTCATATTTTGGGTACATGGAAATTTTATAAAAAATTGGGGATAAAATCTTGGAAGATTTTTATTCCCATATATAATATTTTCATTCTTTTAAAAATTTATAAAAAATCTATATGGTGGATTTTTCTATTACTTGTTCCATTAACTAGTATAATGTTAATTTTTATTTTGTGGATGGATTTAATTTTTTCGTTTTTAGAAAAAACGAAAAAAAATATTATTTTATTTTTCTTATCTGCAGGTTTATATATTTTTTACATAAATTTTTTTAAAAAAATTCAGTTATTAAAAATTGAAAATATAAATGTAAATGCAAAAAAAAAAGAAGATAATATAGGAATTTTATTAGCTGTGATTTTTTCTTTTATCACTCATACTTATATAGTTCAACCTTTTGTTATTCCTACTTCTTCTATGGAAAAAACTTTATTGGTAGGAGATTTTATACTAGTCAGTAAAATTCATTATGGATTACGAATGCCTATGTCTCCTATCTCTATTCCTTTTACACATAATAATATTATTGGAAATATAAAATCTTATATTTCTATTTTTCAATGGCCTTATTTTCGTTTTCCTTCCATACAGACTGTGCAAAGAAATGATATAATCGTCTTTAATTTTCCTAAAGATTATCATCATAAAATAATAGATAGAAAAGATCATTATATTAAACGTTGTGTAGGGTTACCAGGAGATTTAATCTCCATTAAAAATGGAATTTTATTTGTTAATCATAAAAAAGAAAAATTTTTTTCTGAAAAACAACAAGCTTATTTTATTAAAACGGAAAATATTCCTTTAAATATAGAATATCTTAAAAATAAAATGGATATTGAAGATATTGAATATATTGGGGAAAAGAATGATGAATTTTTTTATCAAATTATGTTGAACGAAAAAAAAGCAGATCAGATAAAAAATTTATTCGAAAACATAGTTTTTATAAAAAAATATATTCTTCCTATTCATTTTAAAGAGCATTCTATATTTTCTAATTATTTTGATTGGAATAGAGATTTTTTTGGCCCATTACATACCCCTAAAAAAGGGGAATTCATTAAATTAAATTCAAAAAATATTCATGTTTATAATGATATTTTTACTTATGAAAAAGTTAATAAATTCGATATTTTTTATAAAAAATATTATAAAGTAAAAAATAATTATTATTTTATGATGGGGGATAATAGACATAATTCATCCGATTCTCGTTATTGGGGTTTTGTTCCAGAAGATCATATAGTAGGAAAACCTATATTCATATGGATGAGTATCGATTGGAATAGAGAAAGTCCTTTAAATATGTTTCATTGGAAATTTCGTTGGGACCGCATCATGAAAACAATAAACGGAAAACATTCTTATTTGTCTTTATTTTTTTTGTTTTCATTTGTATATTTAATTTATTTTTTGTTTAAAAACGAAAAATCATCAACTCAATAA
- a CDS encoding rhomboid family intramembrane serine protease has protein sequence MNFYTNFHSDAVKHLISINILVYTAIFVFSQYKIESLLSLYHPLDERFEFYQILTHMFVHSKRLFLHIIFNMLALFMFGGQIETLLGVKKFIIIYFLSGILAALFQIIFNTSVLYYFVQTLDFSQAKKTLDYLNEEQKINIYSSMYSPMMGASGAVSGIVGAFAKFFPEHKIFILPFPFPIAVRKALIIFIFGSFISSVFNLAPGVAHFAHIGGILSGYFIGSFFKRNTFY, from the coding sequence GTGAATTTTTATACAAATTTTCATTCAGATGCTGTCAAACATTTAATTAGTATAAATATACTTGTGTATACAGCTATTTTTGTTTTTTCACAATATAAAATAGAGTCCTTACTTTCATTATATCATCCTTTAGATGAACGATTTGAATTCTATCAAATTTTGACTCATATGTTTGTACACTCTAAACGACTTTTTTTGCATATAATTTTTAATATGTTGGCTTTATTCATGTTTGGAGGACAAATAGAAACTCTGTTAGGGGTTAAAAAATTTATAATTATATATTTTTTATCAGGTATTTTAGCCGCATTATTTCAAATTATTTTTAATACTAGTGTTTTATATTACTTTGTTCAAACTTTAGATTTTTCGCAAGCTAAAAAAACGTTAGATTATTTAAATGAAGAACAAAAAATTAATATTTATAGCTCTATGTATTCTCCTATGATGGGGGCTTCTGGAGCTGTTAGTGGAATAGTAGGAGCTTTTGCTAAATTTTTTCCGGAACATAAAATTTTTATTCTCCCTTTTCCCTTTCCAATAGCAGTTAGGAAAGCTCTGATCATTTTTATTTTTGGAAGTTTTATTTCGTCTGTTTTTAATTTAGCGCCTGGAGTTGCTCATTTTGCCCATATCGGTGGCATTTTATCTGGTTATTTTATAGGAAGTTTTTTTAAAAGAAACACTTTTTATTGA
- a CDS encoding HU family DNA-binding protein, translating to MTKADIITEIISETGSERIDTQKVIETFMKKIKQSLTSGENVYLRGFGSFIIKYRAKKLGRHISKDMSIVIPAHNIPAFKPAKSFTELVKKNVPIKE from the coding sequence ATGACAAAAGCAGATATAATAACAGAAATCATATCAGAAACTGGATCTGAAAGAATTGATACGCAAAAGGTGATAGAAACATTTATGAAAAAAATAAAACAAAGTTTAACATCTGGAGAAAATGTTTATCTAAGAGGATTTGGATCATTTATTATTAAATATCGAGCGAAAAAACTTGGACGCCATATATCCAAAGATATGTCTATTGTAATTCCTGCGCATAATATACCAGCATTTAAACCTGCAAAATCTTTCACAGAATTAGTGAAAAAAAATGTCCCCATAAAGGAATAA